A stretch of Telopea speciosissima isolate NSW1024214 ecotype Mountain lineage chromosome 11, Tspe_v1, whole genome shotgun sequence DNA encodes these proteins:
- the LOC122646839 gene encoding membrane-associated progesterone-binding protein 4 translates to MMVAKMLLASRFYVGLAVLVTLIAILLRFSMRPPIVQSRLWTAEELALYNGTNDRLPIVLGLLGSVFDVSKGRSHYGPGGAYHHFAGRDASRAFISGNFTGDGLTDSLQGLSSVEVKGVVDWRDFYVRSYTFVGKLVGRYYDNKGNPTKSLKGVEAKSARGAQLLEKQKEEEAKLPSCNSRWSQHEGGEVWCTVGYPRLVQRPLEIALTGKMSKRCVCFNEEELGKPELEVYEGCDPLSKVCKLN, encoded by the coding sequence ATGATGGTGGCAAAGATGTTGTTGGCATCACGTTTTTATGTAGGATTAGCAGTTTTAGTCACTCTCATCGCCATCTTGCTACGGTTCTCCATGAGGCCACCAATAGTTCAGTCAAGGCTGTGGACTGCTGAAGAGTTAGCTCTGTACAATGGGACTAATGACAGATTGCCCATCGTCTTAGGACTTTTGGGCTCTGTTTTTGATGTATCCAAGGGGAGATCTCATTATGGTCCTGGAGGGGCCTACCACCACTTTGCTGGAAGAGACGCATCACGTGCATTCATTTCGGGGAACTTCACTGGGGATGGGCTTACTGACTCACTGCAAGGTTTATCAAGTGTTGAAGTGAAGGGTGTTGTGGACTGGCGGGATTTCTACGTCAGAAGCTACACTTTTGTTGGTAAACTGGTGGGCCGTTACTATGATAACAAAGGGAATCCCACTAAATCACTGAAGGGAGTGGAAGCCAAATCTGCTCGAGGAGCTCAGCTTTTGGAGAagcaaaaggaggaagaagctAAACTTCCAAGTTGCAATTCAAGGTGGAGTCAGCATGAGGGAGGAGAAGTGTGGTGTACTGTAGGATATCCAAGACTAGTTCAGAGACCTCTAGAGATTGCTTTAACAGGGAAGATGAGTAAACGTTGTGTGTGCTTCAATGAAGAGGAGCTGGGTAAACCTGAATTGGAAGTCTATGAGGGGTGTGATCCTTTATCtaaggtctgtaaattgaactaa